The nucleotide window CCTGAGTGCGCCCGTCCCCTTCCCGTGGACGATCCTCACGTCGAGGATCCCACGCTCCCTGCACAGTTGAAGATAGTCCGGCACGAGGTCCTTCACGTCACCCGGTCGGAACGTGTGAAGGTCGAGCGTGCCGTCGATCGGGATCTCGTTCACCGCACTCCCCACGCTCTCCGAGGACCGGCACCGGCATCAGTAGCTCGGGCTCAGGAGCCCTCCGATGATGAGCTCGGTGGCGTCGTCCTCACTGAGCCCGCGCGTCATGAGCGTCTCGAGCTGCTTCGAGTCGACGCTGCCGATGGCCGCCTCGTGGGTCACGTGGGCCTTGGGATGGCGCACCTCCACGATCGGTACGGCCTTCGCCACGGCCTCTCCCTGCACGATCTCCTTACAGTCGACGTGACCCCGCGCACCCGGAGCCGACGCCGTCAGCGTGTTCCTGATGTCGGCCTGAGCGGTGTCCCTGACGGCGATGTTGGTGGTCAGAACGCCGCGTGCTCCCTCGCCGACGAGATCGGCCTTCTCGTGGATCCTCACCCGGTCGTCCCCCCGCGCGCTGACGCGAGCGGCCATCTCGAGGACGCTCCCCGTGTGACAGGTCGCCGCGTAGTCGAAGTCGATCTCGCCGACGGAGCCTCTGACGAGCTCGAAGTCCGTCCGGAAGCTCGCGCCCTCCTCGAGCGTGATGGTGGCCTTCGGAACGACCCGCACGCCACCCTCCTCTCCATGAACGTGCCGCTCGAGGTAGACGTACTCCGCGCCCCGTCCGATCGTGATCTCGGCATCCATCGTGTGGAGCACATCGACGGCGTTCGGGAACGTGCAGCTTGCGAGAATGGCGACGCGCGAGTCGTCCTCCATGCGCGTCGTCATGTCGATGCGCTGTATACCAGACTCGGGCAGGACGCCGAAGCAGATCCGGACCGGCTGCTCGATCCTGGCGCCCTTCCTGACGACGACCGAGACATCGAGCCCCTCGTCCTGTTCCTCCGCCTCGACCTCGAGACCCGGGACGAGATGCAGGCCGAGCACCTCGTTACCGTGGACCTCGACGTGCGCCACGTCACCGGCGGTCACACACTCCTCACCGATGCTCTCGTAGAGAGCGCGCACGAGTTCCTGTCTATCCACGCGACTCCTCCATGTCCGGTCTGTTCTGGTGGTCGCACGGGATGCACTTCTCTCCGAAGTACTGCTCGATCTTCGAGAC belongs to Candidatus Effluviviaceae Genus V sp. and includes:
- a CDS encoding DNA mismatch repair protein MutS, with translation MNEIPIDGTLDLHTFRPGDVKDLVPDYLQLCRERGILDVRIVHGKGTGALRETVHSILRRLPGVESFRLASDAGGWGATVVRLASATQTAGEHQ
- a CDS encoding SufBD protein, translating into MDRQELVRALYESIGEECVTAGDVAHVEVHGNEVLGLHLVPGLEVEAEEQDEGLDVSVVVRKGARIEQPVRICFGVLPESGIQRIDMTTRMEDDSRVAILASCTFPNAVDVLHTMDAEITIGRGAEYVYLERHVHGEEGGVRVVPKATITLEEGASFRTDFELVRGSVGEIDFDYAATCHTGSVLEMAARVSARGDDRVRIHEKADLVGEGARGVLTTNIAVRDTAQADIRNTLTASAPGARGHVDCKEIVQGEAVAKAVPIVEVRHPKAHVTHEAAIGSVDSKQLETLMTRGLSEDDATELIIGGLLSPSY